A region of Williamwhitmania sp. DNA encodes the following proteins:
- the rpsA gene encoding 30S ribosomal protein S1 produces MTNENEILPEDEIAAVAAPVMQPNLENFDWEAYEKDEIYSKNDRETYLEKYNETLSSVAENEVVDGTVIAMNKREVVINIGYKSEGVVGLSEFRYDPELKIGDKVEVYVESQEDKKGQLVLSHKKARALRSWDRVNAALEKDEVIKGYIKCRTKGGMIVDVFGIEAFLPGSQIDVKPIRDYDVFVGKTMEFKVVKINQEFKNVVVSHKALIEAELEQQKKDIIAKLEKGQVLEGTVKNITSYGVFIDLGGVDGLIHITDLSWGRVNHPEEIVQLDQKLNVVILDFDDAKKRIALGLKQLTPHPWDSLDENLKIGDKVTGKVVVMADYGAFVEIATGVEGLIHVSEMSWSQHLRSAQEFLKVGDSVEAVILTLDRQDRKMSLGIKQLKADPWENIETKYPVGSRHNAKVRNFTNFGVFVEIEEGVDGLIHISDLSWTKKIKHPSEFTQISADIEVVVLEIDKENRRLSLGHKQLEENPWDVFETIFTVDSVHEGTIIELMDKGAVVALQYGVEGFVTPKHLVKEDGTTAKVEEKLQFKVIEFNKASKRIILSHSRIFEDAKKTDDKVEKKVKTQATQTTQKAVKKLKSNLEKTTLGDISELAALKEELENKEIKENKKLKESKELKESKLKESEELNESKENSNE; encoded by the coding sequence ATGACAAACGAAAACGAAATCCTTCCAGAGGATGAAATTGCGGCAGTAGCTGCACCAGTAATGCAACCCAACCTCGAAAACTTCGATTGGGAAGCCTATGAAAAAGATGAGATCTATTCTAAGAATGATCGTGAAACCTATTTAGAGAAGTACAACGAAACCCTATCTTCGGTTGCTGAAAACGAGGTTGTTGATGGTACTGTAATCGCCATGAACAAGCGTGAAGTTGTTATCAACATTGGCTACAAATCGGAAGGTGTTGTGGGATTAAGCGAATTCCGGTACGATCCAGAGCTTAAGATTGGCGACAAGGTTGAGGTTTACGTTGAGAGCCAGGAAGACAAGAAGGGTCAGCTGGTCCTATCACACAAAAAAGCTCGTGCTCTACGTTCTTGGGATCGCGTTAACGCTGCTCTCGAGAAAGATGAAGTTATTAAGGGTTACATCAAGTGCCGCACAAAGGGTGGTATGATCGTGGATGTATTCGGTATTGAGGCCTTCCTCCCCGGATCACAAATCGACGTTAAGCCAATCCGTGACTACGATGTATTTGTTGGAAAAACCATGGAGTTCAAGGTTGTTAAAATCAACCAAGAGTTCAAAAATGTGGTTGTTTCTCACAAGGCACTTATTGAGGCTGAGCTCGAGCAGCAGAAGAAAGACATTATTGCTAAGCTTGAAAAGGGTCAGGTTCTTGAAGGAACCGTTAAGAATATCACCTCCTATGGTGTATTTATCGACCTCGGTGGCGTAGATGGTTTAATCCACATTACCGACCTTTCATGGGGCCGCGTAAATCACCCAGAAGAAATTGTTCAGCTTGACCAAAAGCTCAATGTTGTTATTCTTGACTTTGATGATGCCAAGAAGCGTATTGCATTGGGATTAAAGCAACTTACTCCTCATCCGTGGGATTCTCTTGATGAGAACCTGAAGATTGGTGATAAAGTTACTGGCAAGGTAGTGGTTATGGCTGATTACGGTGCATTTGTTGAGATTGCCACCGGAGTTGAAGGACTTATCCACGTTTCAGAAATGTCATGGAGTCAGCACCTACGCAGCGCTCAGGAGTTCCTAAAGGTTGGTGATTCCGTTGAAGCAGTTATTCTCACCCTTGACCGTCAGGACAGGAAAATGTCACTTGGCATTAAGCAGCTTAAGGCTGATCCATGGGAGAATATTGAAACCAAATACCCTGTTGGTTCACGTCATAACGCAAAGGTTCGCAATTTCACCAATTTTGGTGTATTTGTTGAGATTGAAGAGGGTGTTGATGGGCTTATCCACATTTCAGATCTATCCTGGACCAAGAAGATTAAGCATCCTTCTGAATTTACCCAGATTAGTGCAGATATCGAAGTGGTTGTTCTTGAAATCGACAAGGAAAACCGTCGCCTTAGCTTAGGTCACAAGCAACTTGAGGAAAACCCATGGGATGTTTTTGAAACCATTTTCACGGTTGATTCCGTCCATGAAGGTACCATCATTGAGCTTATGGACAAGGGTGCAGTAGTAGCCCTCCAATATGGTGTTGAAGGATTTGTAACGCCAAAGCACCTTGTAAAGGAAGATGGAACTACTGCCAAAGTTGAGGAGAAACTTCAGTTTAAGGTAATTGAATTTAATAAAGCTTCTAAGAGAATAATTCTTTCACATAGTCGTATCTTTGAGGATGCAAAGAAGACCGACGACAAGGTTGAGAAGAAGGTAAAGACCCAAGCAACTCAAACTACCCAAAAGGCAGTTAAAAAGTTGAAGTCTAACCTTGAAAAGACTACCTTAGGCGATATTTCTGAGTTGGCAGCTTTGAAGGAAGAACTTGAAAACAAGGAAATAAAGGAAAACAAAAAACTCAAGGAAAGTAAAGAGTTGAAGGAAAGCAAGCTCAAGGAAAGCGAAGAACTCAACGAAAGCAAAGAGAATTCAAACGAGTAA
- a CDS encoding STAS domain-containing protein, with amino-acid sequence MDFKIDKLDNYTIVEVLEEKLDTNVAPSLKSELVLISGNGEKNIVLDLRNCRYCDSSGLSSILVANRLCKNANGTFVLTGLTDAVERLITISQLDTVLNIAFSREEVTEIINKAENEKK; translated from the coding sequence ATGGATTTTAAAATCGATAAGCTGGATAACTACACTATCGTTGAAGTGCTTGAAGAGAAGTTGGATACCAACGTAGCGCCCAGCCTTAAATCGGAACTTGTTCTTATTTCCGGAAATGGAGAAAAAAACATTGTTCTGGATTTGAGAAACTGTCGCTATTGCGATTCCTCTGGCTTAAGCTCTATACTTGTTGCCAATCGTTTGTGTAAAAATGCCAACGGAACTTTTGTGCTTACTGGTTTAACCGATGCCGTGGAGCGATTGATTACCATTTCGCAACTCGATACGGTTTTAAACATAGCCTTTTCGAGAGAAGAAGTGACTGAGATTATTAACAAGGCTGAGAACGAGAAGAAGTAG
- a CDS encoding ribonuclease Z, which yields MQFTLTILGTSSALPTSSKFPTAHVLNIHERFFLIDCGEGTQIQLRRLGINLSRINHIFISHLHGDHVFGLFGLISTLSLLGRKEDLHIYSFYLLDNILKDHLKYFEPNLPFNVVVHSVDTRLFQQVYSDKNLEVFTIPLEHRVPACGFLFKEKEPGLNIHKELIGYYKIPLSQIHRIKDGENFTCEDGSVVENRILTYRPYVPRSYAFCSDTSFSPAIAKYVKGVDLLYHEATFGNELVEMAKKTGHSTAAQAAEIARLAEVKKLLIGHFSSRYKNTDALLQQAQQVFPHTIAVREGDEFSIPLRRE from the coding sequence GTGCAGTTTACATTAACCATACTCGGTACCAGCTCAGCACTTCCAACCTCATCAAAATTTCCAACCGCTCATGTGCTTAATATACATGAGCGGTTTTTTTTGATTGATTGTGGTGAAGGCACCCAAATACAGCTAAGGCGTTTGGGTATTAACCTTTCACGTATTAACCATATATTTATTTCTCACCTTCACGGTGATCATGTTTTTGGTCTCTTTGGTTTAATTTCTACGTTGAGTTTACTTGGACGCAAGGAGGATCTTCATATATATTCGTTTTACCTACTCGATAATATTCTGAAAGATCACCTCAAATACTTTGAGCCAAACTTGCCCTTCAATGTTGTTGTTCATTCGGTGGACACCCGGTTGTTTCAGCAGGTGTACTCCGATAAAAATCTTGAGGTGTTTACCATTCCACTTGAGCATCGAGTTCCGGCATGCGGTTTTCTATTTAAAGAGAAGGAGCCAGGGCTCAATATCCACAAGGAGTTGATTGGGTATTATAAAATTCCTCTATCTCAAATTCACAGGATAAAGGATGGTGAAAATTTTACTTGTGAAGATGGAAGCGTTGTAGAAAATAGGATTTTGACCTATCGACCCTACGTTCCGCGTTCATATGCATTCTGCTCCGATACTTCCTTCTCACCTGCAATTGCCAAATACGTGAAAGGCGTTGACTTGCTATACCATGAGGCAACTTTCGGAAATGAATTGGTCGAAATGGCAAAAAAAACTGGCCATTCAACGGCCGCTCAGGCGGCAGAAATTGCAAGACTAGCTGAAGTAAAAAAACTTTTAATTGGACATTTTTCATCAAGGTATAAGAATACAGATGCACTATTACAGCAGGCTCAGCAGGTTTTTCCCCATACTATTGCAGTTAGGGAAGGTGATGAGTTTTCAATTCCTCTGCGAAGGGAGTAG
- the guaA gene encoding glutamine-hydrolyzing GMP synthase, protein MQEKILILDFGSQYTQLIARRVRELNVYCEIVPFTHTYVPDSNVKGIILSGSPFSVRDAYAPKPDLASYNSSNLPILGVCYGAQLMAQVNGGEVLPSISREYGRAMLSVHETTSALFSGVNQNSQVWMSHGDTIARLPKNFKILAGTEDVKVGAYVVEGTQTYGIQFHPEVYHTVEGATILRNFVVEICGCSQNWTPDSFIETTVKELQKRVGDEKVVLGLSGGVDSSVAAVLLHKAIGKNLTCIFVDNGLLRKNEFADVLQSYHGMGLNVIGVDAKQQFYTALRGLDDPEAKRKAIGKTFIEIFDQEAHKIQNVNWLAQGTIYPDVIESVSVNGPSVTIKSHHNVGGLPAAMKMKVVEPLRLLFKDEVRRVGKALGIGDHLLSRHPFPGPGLGIRILGDITEEKVLLLQEADHIFIQSLHREGLYDKIWQAGVILLPIKSVGVMGDERTYENVIALRAVVSTDGMTADWYHLPYDFLSKVSNDIINKVKGINRVVYDISSKPPATIEWE, encoded by the coding sequence ATGCAGGAGAAAATACTCATTCTTGATTTTGGATCTCAATACACACAGCTAATTGCCCGTCGTGTAAGAGAACTTAACGTGTATTGTGAAATTGTACCCTTTACCCATACATATGTCCCCGATTCAAATGTAAAGGGAATAATTCTATCTGGTAGCCCTTTCTCGGTAAGAGATGCTTACGCTCCAAAGCCGGATTTAGCTTCCTACAACAGCTCGAATCTACCAATTCTTGGTGTATGCTATGGCGCGCAGCTAATGGCTCAAGTCAATGGCGGTGAAGTTTTGCCATCTATTTCTCGGGAGTATGGTCGGGCCATGTTATCGGTCCATGAAACTACTTCCGCATTATTTAGTGGTGTCAATCAGAATTCGCAGGTTTGGATGTCGCATGGTGATACCATCGCAAGACTTCCGAAAAACTTCAAGATACTCGCTGGAACAGAGGATGTTAAAGTTGGCGCCTATGTTGTTGAAGGTACGCAAACGTATGGAATTCAGTTTCATCCAGAAGTTTACCACACTGTTGAAGGGGCTACAATACTTCGAAACTTTGTGGTTGAAATTTGTGGCTGCAGCCAAAATTGGACGCCCGATTCTTTTATTGAGACCACCGTTAAAGAGCTTCAGAAAAGAGTTGGGGACGAGAAGGTAGTGCTGGGACTATCTGGCGGAGTGGATAGCTCAGTGGCTGCTGTGCTGCTTCATAAGGCAATCGGTAAAAACTTAACCTGTATTTTTGTTGATAATGGGCTGCTTCGCAAAAACGAATTTGCTGATGTTCTACAAAGCTACCATGGCATGGGGCTGAACGTGATTGGTGTTGATGCAAAGCAGCAGTTCTATACCGCGTTGCGCGGGCTTGATGATCCAGAGGCAAAACGGAAAGCCATTGGAAAAACATTCATTGAGATTTTTGATCAGGAGGCCCACAAGATACAGAATGTGAATTGGCTTGCTCAGGGAACAATTTACCCAGATGTCATTGAATCAGTTTCGGTAAACGGACCCTCGGTAACCATAAAATCGCACCATAATGTTGGTGGATTACCTGCCGCCATGAAAATGAAGGTGGTGGAACCACTTCGACTTCTGTTTAAGGATGAGGTTCGACGAGTGGGGAAGGCATTGGGTATTGGTGATCATCTTTTAAGCCGCCACCCATTTCCAGGCCCCGGACTCGGAATCCGTATTTTGGGCGATATTACCGAAGAAAAGGTGCTGCTACTGCAGGAGGCCGACCATATATTCATTCAGTCGCTGCATCGCGAGGGGCTGTACGATAAGATTTGGCAGGCTGGTGTAATCTTGCTGCCCATTAAGTCGGTTGGGGTTATGGGTGATGAGCGAACCTACGAGAATGTTATTGCTCTTCGAGCGGTGGTTTCTACCGATGGTATGACAGCCGACTGGTATCATCTGCCATACGATTTTCTCTCAAAGGTGTCAAATGATATTATTAACAAGGTGAAAGGTATTAATAGGGTAGTTTACGATATCAGTTCAAAACCACCAGCCACCATTGAGTGGGAATAA
- a CDS encoding S41 family peptidase, with protein sequence MNSSFKKGTLLLWIFLFFSSLASAQGVDDQVFKFSRFLRMLSGMYIEPVNDSKLVENAIVDILGQLDPHSAYISKDDVAAMNEPLEGNFDGIGIEFNIFQDTLIVVNPVPGGPSEKVGLVAGDRIISVDGKNIAGIGLKNSDVFKLLRGPKGTKVQLVVARKGSKDRLDFLITRDKIPIYSIDAAYMAAPKVAYIKISRFALSTVHEFLDAWKKLKPYNPQALILDLRGNGGGYLNTAIGLSDQFLPAGKLILYTEGANSPRFDYTSTSQGCFEKGALVVLIDEGSASASEITSGAIQDWDRGIIIGRRSFGKGLVQTQLPLPDGSMVRLTVARYHTPTGRVIQRPYKDGNIEKYYQDFYKRYTDGEMNTPDSIHFPDSLKYYTLEKKRPVYGGGGIMPDIFVPVDTTFYSDFYGKLVRKGLFYQFVISYMDQNRKALAEKYPTFASFKKGFSVDGEVMSGLLKMAKDNEVTWNDEDLAKSGNVIKLIVKGLIAQQLFTTSEYFEIVNEGNDPTYAKALDVIANWKNYKNLVGKDY encoded by the coding sequence ATGAATAGCTCTTTCAAAAAAGGTACACTACTTCTTTGGATTTTTCTATTTTTCTCCAGCCTTGCTTCTGCACAAGGAGTAGATGATCAGGTATTTAAATTTAGCAGGTTTCTTCGGATGCTTTCGGGCATGTACATTGAACCGGTTAACGATTCGAAGTTGGTAGAAAATGCCATTGTTGACATACTTGGACAGCTTGATCCCCATAGCGCATACATCTCTAAGGATGACGTTGCGGCAATGAATGAGCCACTTGAGGGAAATTTTGACGGTATAGGTATAGAGTTTAATATTTTCCAAGACACCTTAATTGTAGTGAATCCTGTTCCGGGAGGTCCTTCTGAGAAGGTTGGACTGGTTGCTGGCGATCGGATTATTTCCGTTGATGGTAAAAATATTGCAGGAATAGGGCTTAAGAATAGCGATGTTTTCAAGCTCCTGCGTGGACCTAAGGGCACTAAAGTTCAGCTGGTAGTGGCTCGAAAAGGCAGTAAGGATAGGCTCGATTTTTTAATTACCCGCGATAAAATTCCCATCTACAGCATTGATGCAGCCTATATGGCCGCACCGAAGGTTGCTTATATCAAAATAAGCCGATTTGCACTCTCAACTGTACATGAGTTTTTGGATGCTTGGAAAAAGCTTAAACCCTACAACCCACAGGCACTAATTTTAGACTTGCGTGGTAATGGTGGTGGTTATTTAAACACCGCTATTGGCTTGAGCGACCAGTTTCTGCCTGCCGGAAAACTAATTCTCTACACGGAGGGTGCTAATTCTCCTCGCTTCGATTATACCAGTACCAGCCAGGGCTGTTTTGAAAAAGGAGCACTTGTGGTATTAATAGACGAAGGATCTGCTTCGGCAAGCGAGATTACATCTGGAGCAATTCAGGACTGGGATAGAGGCATTATTATTGGACGACGTTCCTTTGGAAAGGGGTTAGTGCAAACTCAGCTTCCCTTGCCCGATGGATCAATGGTGCGACTCACCGTTGCTAGGTACCATACTCCAACAGGACGAGTAATACAGCGTCCCTATAAGGATGGAAATATCGAAAAATACTATCAAGATTTTTACAAGCGATATACCGACGGAGAGATGAATACCCCCGACAGTATACACTTCCCCGATTCACTTAAATATTATACGCTGGAGAAAAAACGTCCGGTATATGGCGGAGGGGGCATAATGCCCGATATCTTCGTTCCGGTTGATACCACTTTCTATTCCGACTTTTATGGTAAGTTGGTTCGAAAAGGGCTTTTTTACCAGTTTGTTATTTCATATATGGATCAAAACCGCAAAGCGTTGGCTGAGAAGTATCCTACGTTTGCGAGCTTTAAGAAAGGCTTCTCCGTTGATGGAGAGGTTATGTCCGGATTGCTGAAAATGGCCAAGGACAATGAAGTCACATGGAATGATGAGGACCTGGCAAAGTCCGGAAATGTGATTAAGCTCATTGTTAAGGGGCTAATTGCGCAGCAACTATTTACCACTTCCGAGTATTTTGAGATAGTAAATGAGGGAAACGATCCCACCTATGCCAAAGCCTTGGACGTAATTGCTAACTGGAAGAACTATAAAAACCTTGTTGGCAAAGACTACTGA
- a CDS encoding DEAD/DEAH box helicase gives MENYNEFTSLGLSEKTNAVIRKKGFEKPTPIQALAIPVLLNSESDVIGIAQTGTGKTAAYGLPIVDKIEEGAGYVQAIILVPTRELALQVTEEMNSFKGSHRLQIISVYGGQSISEQLRRLKQGVDIVVGTPGRILDHLSRGSLNLDKVSWVVLDEADEMLNMGFVEDIESILSHAPEERRTLLFSATMPDRIARLSKKYMKSPKRLEIERQQMTTDLTDQIYFEVHESNRFDALTRIIDIEPEFYGLVFCRTRVAVDELVMRLLEHGYAADGLHGEVSQAMREKILKKFKVHQINILVATDVAARGIDIVDLSHVINYSLPQDSESYVHRIGRTGRAGKEGTAITFISANEYRSFVTLQKITKNTIRKEKLPHGRDVVAVKKARILGELSEIIELGTFGDYLGMAEDMLSSTSPEVTLAALLKMAFKNELSEANYPEFRTFNVDRRGKARVFIALGKRDGYDPATMVNMIKQKVKLPDSNIDEVQIMENFSFVTVPFNDAETLLNALNKEGRGGRPLAELASESKGGGGGRDRDRGREGGGRDRGRDGSRSREGSRGRDGGRERGSSSRPPRRSRDR, from the coding sequence ATGGAGAATTACAACGAATTTACTTCGCTGGGCTTGTCAGAAAAGACCAATGCGGTAATCAGAAAAAAAGGATTTGAAAAGCCTACGCCTATTCAAGCGTTAGCCATTCCGGTATTATTAAATTCGGAATCAGACGTTATAGGTATAGCGCAAACTGGAACGGGAAAAACTGCTGCATATGGCCTGCCAATTGTTGATAAAATTGAGGAGGGAGCAGGCTATGTTCAGGCAATTATTTTAGTTCCTACTCGTGAACTTGCACTCCAGGTTACTGAGGAGATGAACTCTTTTAAGGGAAGTCATAGATTGCAGATAATTTCAGTGTATGGAGGTCAATCCATTAGTGAGCAGCTGCGTCGTCTCAAGCAAGGTGTTGATATTGTTGTTGGGACACCAGGAAGAATTCTTGACCACCTTTCGAGAGGTAGTCTGAATCTGGACAAGGTTAGCTGGGTTGTGCTCGACGAGGCAGATGAAATGCTCAATATGGGATTTGTTGAAGATATTGAGTCTATCCTATCTCATGCACCAGAAGAGCGTCGCACTCTGCTCTTCTCTGCTACCATGCCCGACAGAATTGCTCGACTCTCTAAAAAGTATATGAAGAGTCCGAAGCGCCTTGAGATTGAGCGGCAGCAAATGACAACCGACCTTACTGACCAGATCTATTTTGAGGTACATGAATCAAACAGGTTTGATGCGCTTACCCGCATTATTGATATTGAACCGGAATTTTATGGCTTGGTATTTTGTCGAACCCGTGTTGCTGTTGACGAGCTGGTAATGAGGTTGCTTGAGCATGGATACGCTGCCGACGGATTGCACGGTGAGGTGTCTCAAGCTATGCGTGAAAAAATACTTAAGAAGTTTAAGGTTCACCAAATTAATATTTTAGTGGCTACCGATGTGGCCGCTAGGGGTATCGATATTGTTGACCTTTCTCACGTTATCAACTACTCCCTACCACAGGATTCCGAAAGCTATGTGCATCGTATTGGTCGTACAGGCCGAGCTGGTAAGGAGGGCACAGCAATTACCTTTATCTCTGCCAATGAATATCGCAGCTTTGTTACGCTTCAGAAGATAACTAAAAACACCATTCGCAAGGAGAAACTACCTCACGGTCGTGACGTGGTTGCGGTGAAAAAGGCACGTATATTAGGTGAACTTTCCGAGATAATTGAACTAGGCACCTTTGGCGATTACTTGGGAATGGCTGAAGATATGCTTTCTTCTACTAGCCCCGAAGTTACCTTGGCGGCACTGCTCAAGATGGCGTTTAAAAATGAGCTTTCTGAGGCAAATTATCCTGAATTCCGGACGTTTAATGTTGACCGGAGAGGTAAGGCTCGTGTTTTCATTGCTCTGGGTAAGCGCGATGGATACGATCCTGCCACCATGGTGAATATGATCAAGCAGAAAGTAAAACTCCCCGATTCCAACATTGATGAGGTTCAGATTATGGAGAACTTTTCTTTTGTAACTGTTCCCTTTAATGACGCTGAAACGCTACTTAATGCCTTGAATAAGGAGGGTAGAGGTGGTCGTCCCCTTGCTGAGCTAGCTAGCGAATCCAAGGGTGGTGGTGGAGGAAGAGATCGAGATCGTGGTCGCGAGGGCGGCGGTCGAGATAGAGGTAGAGACGGTAGTAGAAGTAGAGAAGGAAGCAGAGGAAGAGACGGGGGTCGAGAAAGAGGAAGTTCCTCACGACCACCTAGAAGATCTCGTGATCGATAG
- a CDS encoding SiaB family protein kinase, with protein sequence MSKPTLFDLDRHFSQIHSEGEAIFAYRGAISTDFINNTLFLVEAKLDEIIQKGSVRKKVYNVLVESLQNLFHHVDCPPGLLNGKNDSYGLFLLSKTSEGFKIITGNFIRNERIPLLREKLEKINSLTRDELKDFYKFVLNNQEFSAKGGGGLGLIDIARKTGSKLIYIFEPYDENYHFFDFSVVIPDEE encoded by the coding sequence GTGAGTAAGCCAACCTTATTTGACCTAGATAGGCACTTTTCTCAAATCCATAGTGAGGGAGAGGCTATCTTTGCATATAGGGGAGCTATCAGCACCGATTTTATTAACAATACACTTTTCCTAGTTGAGGCAAAGCTCGACGAGATTATTCAGAAGGGATCGGTGCGGAAAAAGGTATATAATGTGTTGGTTGAGAGTTTGCAGAATCTTTTTCACCATGTTGATTGCCCTCCTGGACTATTGAATGGGAAGAACGATAGCTACGGATTGTTCTTGCTTTCAAAAACCAGCGAGGGATTTAAAATCATCACGGGGAATTTTATTCGAAACGAAAGAATACCCCTTCTTCGCGAAAAATTGGAAAAGATAAACTCGCTTACAAGAGATGAATTAAAGGATTTTTATAAATTTGTCTTGAACAATCAGGAGTTTTCTGCAAAGGGCGGAGGAGGACTTGGATTAATTGATATTGCTAGGAAAACTGGAAGTAAGTTAATCTACATCTTTGAACCCTACGATGAGAACTACCATTTCTTTGACTTTTCTGTTGTAATTCCTGATGAAGAATAA
- a CDS encoding DUF1987 domain-containing protein produces the protein MEFMNIEGTPKTPSITLNPESGIIEIKGRSIPENSIEFYKPIVDWLEDYAKAPKEKTVVNIQLEYFNTSSSKCILDVFKKLENLKKGKNDIVVNWYYEEDDEDMLEAGEDYESIIKVPFKMIEIVD, from the coding sequence ATGGAATTCATGAACATAGAGGGAACCCCAAAAACGCCATCTATCACTCTTAACCCCGAGAGTGGCATTATCGAAATTAAGGGAAGATCCATCCCAGAGAACTCCATCGAGTTTTACAAACCAATTGTAGATTGGCTAGAGGATTATGCTAAAGCACCGAAAGAGAAAACGGTGGTAAATATCCAGCTGGAATATTTCAATACAAGCTCGTCGAAGTGCATTCTTGATGTTTTCAAGAAGCTTGAAAATTTAAAAAAAGGTAAAAACGATATTGTGGTAAATTGGTACTACGAAGAGGATGATGAGGATATGCTAGAAGCTGGTGAAGACTATGAATCCATTATCAAGGTACCCTTTAAGATGATTGAAATTGTGGACTAA